The following proteins come from a genomic window of Edaphobacter sp. 4G125:
- the accB gene encoding acetyl-CoA carboxylase biotin carboxyl carrier protein, with amino-acid sequence MDGTKMQELRELVEFLKANEIAEFDMEQDDLKVRIKFAGAAAAPTTSLDLSQLSRLVSSAPAVAAPATQAVSATASANPAAEEKLHEVKSPIVGTFYESPAPGAPSFVQVGDQVEAGQVLCIVEAMKLMNEIESDVAGEVVKRIATSGQPVEYGQPLFAIRPR; translated from the coding sequence ATGGACGGAACAAAGATGCAAGAGCTTCGTGAGCTGGTCGAATTCCTGAAGGCGAATGAGATCGCCGAGTTCGACATGGAGCAGGACGATCTGAAGGTGAGGATCAAGTTTGCAGGTGCAGCCGCGGCTCCGACAACCAGTCTGGATCTTTCTCAACTGAGCCGTCTGGTATCTTCTGCGCCGGCAGTTGCAGCTCCTGCCACCCAGGCGGTTTCTGCGACGGCATCGGCCAACCCGGCTGCTGAGGAGAAGCTGCACGAGGTGAAGTCGCCCATCGTAGGGACGTTCTATGAGTCGCCCGCTCCCGGAGCCCCTTCATTTGTGCAGGTCGGAGATCAGGTCGAAGCCGGGCAGGTATTGTGTATCGTCGAGGCGATGAAGCTAATGAACGAGATCGAGTCCGATGTGGCCGGTGAGGTGGTCAAGAGAATCGCCACCAGTGGCCAGCCGGTGGAATATGGTCAGCCGCTGTTTGCGATTCGGCCACGATAA
- a CDS encoding M24 family metallopeptidase, with the protein MNFRARRTKAARAVSRAGVDGLLVTHLPDVRYLCGFTGSNAALTLSGSKAVLFTDGRYTAQAKAEATGTRVVIAKKPAVTAACESLAEAGVKRCGFDAEQTTVALLDSMRKAVPAKVRRGMFVPVQPLIARLREVKDSDEIAKIRAAAQLGCQLFDEMLEYLRPGLTEREVAATLEHRARLAGAEAMSFETIVASGERSAFPHGRASEAKLPRRGFVTLDFGVVLDGYMSDMTRTVHLGKAQSEEREVYDAVLEAQQVAVSAVAAGVTAGDVDEAARSVLRGAGLDGWFTHSTGHGVGLEIHEGPRLAARQTQPLEQGMVITIEPGVYMPGKFGLRIEDMVLVTAAGGEVLTPSVKAWIEL; encoded by the coding sequence ATGAACTTTCGAGCGCGGAGGACAAAGGCAGCCCGGGCTGTAAGCAGAGCCGGGGTGGATGGATTGCTTGTGACCCATCTTCCCGATGTTCGCTACCTGTGTGGCTTTACCGGATCGAATGCTGCCCTGACGTTGTCAGGGAGCAAGGCGGTGCTCTTTACCGACGGGCGGTATACCGCCCAAGCAAAGGCGGAGGCTACAGGAACCCGCGTCGTGATCGCGAAGAAACCAGCCGTTACGGCGGCTTGCGAATCGCTGGCTGAGGCAGGTGTCAAGCGATGTGGTTTCGACGCTGAGCAGACGACAGTGGCCTTGCTGGATTCCATGCGTAAAGCGGTTCCGGCAAAGGTGCGGCGAGGAATGTTCGTGCCGGTCCAGCCTTTGATCGCAAGGCTCCGTGAGGTGAAGGATTCCGACGAGATTGCAAAGATCCGTGCTGCCGCTCAACTCGGTTGCCAGCTTTTTGATGAGATGCTGGAGTACCTGCGTCCGGGGTTGACTGAGAGAGAGGTTGCGGCCACGCTGGAGCATCGGGCGCGGCTGGCCGGAGCTGAGGCGATGTCGTTTGAGACGATTGTGGCCAGTGGAGAGCGCAGCGCTTTTCCTCATGGACGCGCCAGCGAGGCGAAACTGCCTCGTCGAGGCTTCGTGACGCTCGACTTTGGTGTTGTTCTAGATGGATATATGAGCGACATGACGCGGACGGTCCACCTGGGTAAGGCACAGTCCGAAGAGCGGGAAGTGTATGATGCGGTTCTGGAAGCGCAGCAGGTGGCGGTCTCTGCCGTGGCTGCGGGCGTGACTGCCGGAGATGTGGATGAGGCAGCACGAAGCGTTTTGCGCGGAGCAGGGCTCGACGGATGGTTTACGCACTCCACCGGTCACGGAGTTGGGCTTGAGATTCATGAGGGGCCACGGCTTGCGGCGAGGCAGACGCAGCCGCTGGAGCAGGGGATGGTGATCACGATTGAGCCGGGGGTATATATGCCGGGCAAGTTCGGATTGCGTATCGAAGATATGGTGCTGGTTACGGCGGCGGGCGGCGAAGTGCTAACGCCGAGTGTGAAGGCCTGGATTGAGTTGTAA
- a CDS encoding metallophosphoesterase, producing MSVALRDSSKPSLTRRRFILGSGLTAAGLAFYAGEIARHEVDVVENRVAIANLPSAFHDFRIAQISDIHLDEFTEPFFLEHVVNKINALAPDLVLVTGDFVTRGSLTFIDSRHAAYRCAEILSRLKAPQTYCVLGNHDVAVSAPLVIGALRSTKIPVLVNEHVPIERSGSRIWLCGADDATRRPDLGFTIPEAPDGPVLLMFHEPDLADSVIKHPRGKFVDLMLSGHSHGGQVRIPFYGPLILPPLGQKYVMGNYRLGKMQLYVNRGIGAVGLPFRFACAPELTIHTLQPV from the coding sequence ATGTCCGTTGCCTTACGCGATTCCTCGAAGCCGAGCCTTACGCGTAGAAGATTCATTCTTGGTTCTGGTCTTACCGCTGCCGGACTTGCCTTTTACGCCGGTGAGATCGCCCGTCACGAGGTCGACGTTGTCGAAAACCGCGTCGCAATCGCCAATCTTCCCTCCGCCTTTCACGACTTCCGCATTGCCCAGATCTCCGATATTCACCTCGACGAGTTCACCGAGCCCTTTTTCCTCGAGCACGTCGTCAACAAAATCAATGCCCTTGCGCCTGATCTCGTCCTCGTCACCGGCGATTTCGTCACCCGTGGCTCTCTCACCTTTATCGACAGCCGTCACGCTGCTTACCGCTGCGCCGAGATCCTCAGCCGCCTGAAGGCTCCTCAAACCTACTGCGTCCTGGGCAATCACGACGTCGCCGTCAGCGCTCCTCTGGTAATCGGAGCATTGCGTTCGACTAAAATCCCGGTCCTGGTCAATGAGCACGTCCCCATAGAACGCTCCGGCTCTCGTATATGGCTCTGTGGAGCGGATGACGCAACCCGCCGCCCCGATCTCGGCTTCACCATTCCGGAGGCACCCGACGGCCCCGTTCTCCTGATGTTCCACGAACCGGATCTGGCTGACAGTGTCATCAAACACCCTCGCGGAAAATTCGTAGACCTGATGCTCTCCGGCCACTCACACGGAGGCCAGGTTCGAATCCCTTTCTATGGTCCGTTGATCCTTCCTCCACTCGGCCAGAAATATGTCATGGGGAACTACCGCTTAGGGAAGATGCAGCTTTACGTCAATCGTGGAATCGGAGCTGTTGGCCTGCCCTTCCGTTTCGCCTGCGCACCAGAGCTCACGATTCATACCCTGCAACCCGTCTGA
- a CDS encoding DNA-3-methyladenine glycosylase I — MKELVRCSWAGSDPLYRAYHDEEWGVPLYDSRTLWEMLMLEGFQAGLSWITILRKRDAFRKAFHNFDPVKVAKMKEADVERLLENPGIIRSRAKIEATIGGAKAYLKMQAEGEDFSQWVWKMAGGKPILNTTGVVPAKTALSEEVSKALKKRGFKFVGPVIVYAWLQATGIVNDHALKCFRRT, encoded by the coding sequence ATGAAAGAACTTGTTCGTTGCAGCTGGGCAGGGAGCGATCCGCTATATCGTGCTTACCACGATGAGGAGTGGGGCGTGCCGCTGTATGACAGCCGGACGTTGTGGGAGATGCTGATGCTCGAGGGGTTTCAGGCGGGACTCTCGTGGATCACGATTTTGCGCAAACGCGATGCTTTCCGGAAGGCATTTCATAACTTTGATCCGGTGAAGGTCGCGAAGATGAAGGAAGCCGACGTGGAACGGCTTCTGGAGAACCCGGGGATCATACGGTCTCGGGCAAAGATTGAAGCGACGATTGGCGGCGCGAAGGCCTATTTAAAGATGCAGGCGGAAGGAGAAGACTTCTCCCAATGGGTATGGAAGATGGCTGGCGGTAAGCCGATTCTGAATACAACTGGAGTTGTTCCCGCAAAGACTGCGTTGTCGGAAGAGGTATCGAAGGCGCTGAAGAAACGCGGTTTTAAATTTGTCGGGCCGGTAATTGTCTATGCATGGTTGCAGGCCACGGGCATTGTGAACGACCACGCCTTGAAATGTTTTCGGCGAACGTAG
- a CDS encoding helix-turn-helix domain-containing protein encodes MAHAQVAFREVMDIRQASEYLGISGDTLYRYASEGFIPAFKLGNRWRFKKSLLDAWMDEKSGVKTSAPAVVAPKQKKPAGRAR; translated from the coding sequence ATGGCACATGCACAGGTAGCATTCCGCGAGGTGATGGATATCCGGCAGGCATCGGAGTATCTCGGGATCAGTGGAGATACGTTGTATCGCTATGCCTCGGAGGGATTCATCCCTGCTTTCAAATTGGGCAATCGCTGGCGTTTCAAGAAGTCTCTGCTGGATGCGTGGATGGATGAGAAGAGCGGTGTGAAGACGTCAGCTCCTGCCGTAGTTGCTCCGAAGCAGAAGAAACCAGCAGGCCGAGCACGCTGA
- a CDS encoding 6-phosphofructokinase, with translation MRIGVLTGGGDCPGLNAVIRAAVRKGILHYGDEFIGFMEGWRGVLEDVTMPLNLETTSGILHKGGTILRSSRTNVKKIPGGFEKCVEVLQKHKLDALIALGGDDTQSISLALSERGVKCVGVPKTIDNDLNGTDVCFGFDTAVSIATEAVDRLHSTAEAHNRVIVVEVMGRDAGWIAVTAGIAGGADAILVPEVPIDIDEVCKLVKYRHDHGKKFSIVVVAEGAKLPEGEQATHGTAVDSFGHARLSGIGQALAEEIEKRTKYETRSVNLGHTQRGGTPTAYDRMLATRYGVAAIDLVHAGKFGRLVVLKGTQISDIPIADAIAKNRTVGKDLLDVVKGLQPPV, from the coding sequence ATGCGCATTGGAGTGTTGACTGGTGGTGGTGATTGCCCGGGGCTGAATGCCGTGATTCGTGCGGCGGTACGGAAGGGGATTCTCCACTATGGCGATGAGTTCATTGGGTTTATGGAGGGATGGCGTGGCGTTCTGGAGGATGTCACCATGCCTCTGAACCTGGAGACGACGTCGGGGATTTTGCACAAGGGCGGCACGATTTTGCGTTCGTCGCGGACGAACGTGAAGAAGATTCCGGGTGGATTTGAGAAGTGTGTGGAGGTGCTCCAGAAGCATAAGCTGGATGCTCTGATTGCACTGGGTGGAGACGATACGCAGTCGATCTCCCTGGCGCTGAGTGAGCGCGGAGTGAAGTGTGTCGGCGTGCCGAAGACGATCGACAACGATCTGAATGGAACAGATGTCTGCTTTGGCTTCGATACGGCGGTGAGCATTGCGACAGAGGCCGTGGACCGGTTGCACTCAACCGCGGAGGCACACAATCGTGTCATCGTCGTCGAAGTGATGGGGCGCGATGCGGGATGGATTGCGGTGACGGCGGGAATTGCAGGCGGAGCCGATGCGATTCTGGTTCCAGAGGTCCCGATCGATATCGACGAGGTTTGCAAGCTGGTGAAATATCGGCATGACCATGGGAAGAAGTTCTCGATTGTCGTCGTAGCCGAAGGCGCGAAGTTGCCGGAAGGAGAGCAGGCCACGCACGGAACCGCGGTGGATTCCTTCGGCCATGCACGGTTGAGCGGCATCGGGCAGGCGTTGGCTGAGGAGATCGAGAAGCGCACGAAGTATGAGACCCGCAGCGTAAACCTGGGGCATACCCAGCGTGGTGGTACTCCCACAGCGTATGACCGAATGCTGGCGACGCGGTATGGTGTGGCGGCGATCGATCTGGTCCATGCAGGTAAGTTCGGACGCCTTGTGGTGCTGAAGGGAACGCAGATCTCGGATATTCCGATTGCTGATGCCATTGCGAAGAACCGGACGGTCGGAAAGGACCTGCTGGACGTGGTAAAGGGCCTTCAGCCTCCTGTTTAG
- a CDS encoding MBL fold metallo-hydrolase produces MESVDAPEAEQAKALLRQAIYEHRRFLNPVPTSVGGWETLRKALPLYLRNKEEKSPRTPLGPFRTDVSLYGTPPTSGLRLTWMGHSSTLVEIDGMRVLVDPVWDQRASPLRWAGPKRFFAAPLKLKDMPRLDVVIVSHDHYDHLGEWTIRNLAKLPALRDTEWVTSLGVGEILEEYGVKKRRITELDWTQSIGDASLEITALPSRHFSGRSMFNRFETLWSSFVLKGPKHNVYYGADSGWWPGFKEIGDAYGPFDVTMLEIGAYNELWKDIHLGPDGAVRAFEELGSKGLLMPIHWGLFDLAMHGWRQPIERFCELADEKGIATWIPEPGIPTEVVRETALRSEWWR; encoded by the coding sequence ATGGAATCTGTGGATGCCCCAGAGGCGGAGCAAGCGAAAGCGCTGCTTCGCCAGGCTATTTATGAGCACAGACGTTTTTTGAATCCTGTGCCAACGTCAGTGGGTGGATGGGAGACGCTGCGTAAGGCGCTTCCGCTTTATCTTCGGAATAAGGAAGAGAAATCTCCACGGACACCGCTGGGGCCGTTCCGTACCGATGTAAGTCTCTATGGGACGCCACCAACAAGTGGACTGAGACTGACATGGATGGGGCACTCATCGACGCTGGTGGAGATCGATGGAATGCGGGTGCTGGTGGATCCGGTGTGGGATCAGCGAGCTTCTCCGCTACGGTGGGCGGGACCGAAGAGGTTCTTTGCAGCTCCACTCAAGCTGAAAGATATGCCTCGACTGGATGTGGTCATTGTCTCGCACGACCACTACGATCACTTAGGCGAGTGGACGATTCGGAACCTTGCGAAGCTGCCGGCGTTGCGCGATACGGAGTGGGTGACCTCGCTAGGAGTGGGCGAGATTCTGGAAGAGTATGGAGTGAAGAAACGCCGCATCACGGAGCTGGACTGGACACAGAGCATCGGCGATGCATCGCTTGAGATTACGGCATTGCCATCGAGACATTTTTCTGGGAGAAGCATGTTCAACCGCTTCGAAACTCTGTGGTCGTCGTTTGTGTTGAAGGGACCGAAACACAATGTCTATTACGGAGCCGATTCGGGATGGTGGCCCGGGTTTAAAGAGATCGGTGATGCGTATGGGCCGTTCGATGTGACGATGCTTGAGATCGGGGCCTACAACGAACTGTGGAAGGACATTCATCTTGGGCCCGATGGAGCGGTGCGGGCGTTCGAAGAACTGGGTAGCAAGGGCCTTCTGATGCCGATTCACTGGGGCCTGTTTGACCTGGCGATGCATGGATGGCGACAGCCGATCGAGCGATTCTGCGAGCTTGCAGACGAGAAGGGCATTGCGACGTGGATTCCTGAGCCCGGGATACCGACGGAAGTGGTGCGCGAGACTGCGCTGCGGTCGGAGTGGTGGCGCTGA
- a CDS encoding HAD family acid phosphatase, whose product MKSEWRLLGVVLLASQVCVGQITTPPSCSVDPASRPMTLTTSKRPSPEQVRETAEAAAADPTVLVAAEPVPNFGTERYRLADYAECTGTVGCYWADLDAQTKRAETVLERAIASKKKGEKLAIVLDIDETSMTNFCELRREDYGFLLAAFNKWAMSPEAAMPIPGTVRLVNKAQAAGVDVFFITGRWEEQREATARNLESAGFKGWKGLALRAGSQKQMTTVDYKSQERQKIVDAGYRIVLNMGDQWSDLNGQARGETSVKLPNPFYYLP is encoded by the coding sequence ATGAAGAGCGAGTGGCGGCTGTTGGGAGTGGTTTTGCTGGCGAGTCAGGTTTGTGTTGGGCAAATAACAACTCCTCCCTCGTGTTCGGTGGACCCGGCCAGCAGGCCAATGACATTGACGACATCGAAGCGGCCATCGCCAGAACAGGTTCGAGAGACGGCAGAGGCAGCAGCGGCGGATCCTACGGTATTGGTGGCTGCAGAACCTGTTCCTAACTTTGGCACAGAGCGCTATCGGCTAGCTGATTATGCAGAGTGCACAGGAACCGTAGGGTGTTATTGGGCTGATCTGGATGCTCAGACAAAGCGAGCAGAGACCGTACTGGAGCGGGCGATTGCTTCGAAGAAGAAGGGAGAGAAACTGGCAATCGTTCTGGATATCGATGAGACGTCGATGACGAACTTCTGCGAGTTGCGGCGAGAAGACTATGGCTTCCTATTAGCAGCGTTCAATAAATGGGCGATGTCCCCTGAGGCGGCGATGCCGATTCCGGGCACGGTGCGTCTGGTGAACAAAGCACAGGCAGCGGGTGTGGATGTCTTCTTTATTACGGGGCGATGGGAGGAGCAGCGGGAGGCAACAGCCAGGAATCTGGAGAGCGCAGGGTTCAAAGGATGGAAAGGGCTGGCGCTTCGCGCAGGATCGCAGAAGCAGATGACGACGGTGGATTATAAGAGTCAGGAACGACAAAAGATCGTTGACGCGGGCTATCGCATCGTATTGAACATGGGCGATCAATGGAGCGATCTGAACGGACAGGCGCGTGGAGAGACGAGTGTGAAGCTGCCGAATCCGTTCTATTATCTGCCTTGA